One part of the Mya arenaria isolate MELC-2E11 chromosome 3, ASM2691426v1 genome encodes these proteins:
- the LOC128229397 gene encoding uncharacterized protein LOC128229397 translates to MATGTKVMHHLSSRRDLSMDADLSSSPSITYESTVTMDAMAGPQGTSLRTTSELGESLRNTSSFETGYRSRGGNRAPSHPPGQGSKSGAQGWTGSGQGGQMQGQGSNRNQGSAQTNRDGGSSEYEEQRLNIYANQSQQQQYGNYQPPVGSQRRTSNGGQYVQQKAYQQPLNPQSPWPLPVPDPPMKSIEIDEQFERAREDLRNLSMEFPDSLKSSVSSFSMPSADWEEDLKKYHDELPPYLRIGYIDVLILYHEGDRDKAIEFRDHLINDIDIGQEGPVKAMLYDEAGLQALSTMQIGHLTKAVERSTYIFMYLTKAFTKDTWMEFSSESCLMEAITNPDKQWCVVPVYTERRNQTFRVPMGLNTLKGISYYNNDKFYRNGLARLIGDKVKVRKRLNEELKTKQKHWIETFKRYTAQVAENQRRTQIIEEHYTESYVNAIQYETEQMHLGPMVVPPSMQSTSRNIAHSQSENCMQSVKPQNPAVQREFKELSRQINSGSSAAHSQNRNIVGGSEVMNQYQAGLKRGVSNQSTVSGDMGNPSDVQVHQVHTQHGTFAVDVPLSVWEKIKYLPEKERNEKIRLYFEQTQTRYSQTFHKSVSQPDIHDWPSHYNAMSMSVPEPIMERIKSLALDEQQSAIDFYYETVKEELAGKQQEQSYGEGNRPNLSMMQMEERVSEGQEGSFQSSYDSYNSGSCTNNECAGQVPNLSLFMAETDGLQSNVNPSESQNRPHDGYKGRSKTQQIPEGGVSPVGQRKEVHSEKLAIGKEGLHKVIQKHVHYTINVVGATNVQIGDHNVAQTGTQIPNKTEDDDDSGEESDGEEEEEFVKKEEEDIKSNQEQTTGACEDLELKLGKESELNDDETSSKAGFDQDENSPSRGEIGTIRSGSPNTASSCNVDAAPSTILPREEDLGSTAVGLGKMSHKPIPGGIIQETEIVQTTAKKTVENDESFEVFSKSYMEKSQREDGVNRNISAASFKSSEKQKTLVPVAPMVRSGQKSPQMEKPRAKIATVRPFVQGVSPKENGSDSDNDDSTDQKMVFSSDNTDPKRVYTYSTTHTDNTLVKPFVRNQPIGAENKQSLSAQPQLLTDARKPEEARDPAGFHFSQYTKQAPFYRNQFPPASTGNMVNELDSSTRSVTSANNEQVEVGVDPLADRAMQESNGFSPGTASFHPNLDNNPEGSQNDLEYDMLDSDSFEGTELEEGLRKSSSLGSSKSSRKSNGSVRDKECLIS, encoded by the exons ATGGCAACAGGAACAAAAGTTATGCATCACTTATCCTCCAGAAGAGACCTGTCCATGGATGCTGATCTTAGTTCATCACCATCAATTACTTATGAGTCAACGGTCACAATGGATGCCATGGCTGGCCCTCAAG GTACCAGCCTAAGAACGACAAGTGAACTTGGCGAATCACTCCGGAACACATCTTCCTTTGAGACTGGTTACCGGTCTAGAGGGGGAAACAGAGCCCCCAGTCACCCCCCAGGGCAGGGGTCTAAAAGCGGTGCCCAGGGTTGGACAGGAAGTGGTCAAGGGGGTCAGATGCAAGGTCAAGGGTCAAACAGAAACCAGGGTTCAGCACAAACAAACCGTGATGGTGGAAGTAGCGAATACGAGGAACAAAG ATTGAACATCTATGCCAACCAAAGCCAACAGCAGCAATATGGGAACTACCAGCCACCAGTGGGCTCACAGAGAAGGACCTCAAATGGAGGACAGTATGTTCAACAAAAAGCTTACCAGCAACCACTTAACCCTCAAAGCCCATGGCCACTACCGGTGCCAG atcCTCCCATGAAGTCAATTGAAATTGATGAACAGTTTGAGCGTGCAAGAGAAGACTTGAGAAATTTGTCAATGGAATTTCCTGACAGTTTGAAGAGCTCAGTATCATCGTTTAGCATGCCTTCAGCTGACTGGGAGGAGGACCTGAAAAAATACCATGATGAACTGCCTCCCTATCTTCGGATTGGCTATATTGATGTGCTTATTCTATACCACGAAGGGGATCGGGATAAAGCTATAGAGTTTAGAGACCATCTCATCAATGATATAGACATAGGCCAAGAAGGGCCAGTTAAAGCTATGCTCTATGATGAAGCTGGGCTGCAGGCTTTATCAACAATGCAGATTGGTCATTTGACAAAGGCTGTTGAGAGAAGCacatatattttcatgtatCTGACCAAGGCTTTCACAAAAGATACATGGATGGAGTTTTCAAGTGAGTCATGTTTGATGGAGGCGATTACCAATCCAGACAAACAATGGTGTGTTGTGCCTGTTTACACTGAGAGAAGAAACCAGACATTCAGAGTGCCAATGGGGTTGAATACCTTGAAAGGTATCAGCTACTACAACAATGACAAATTCTATCGAAACGGACTTGCTCGCCTAATTGGCGATAAAGTGAAGGTTCGTAAACGACTTAATGAGGAATTAAAGACTAAACAGAAGCACTGGATAGAGACTTTCAAAAGATACACGGCACAAGTTGCTGAAAACCAAAGGAGAACACAAATAATAGAAGAACATTATACAGAAAGTTACGTGAATGCCATACAGTACGAAACTGAGCAGATGCATTTAGGACCAATGGTTGTTCCACCGTCAATGCAATCGACCAGCAGAAACATTGCACACTCACAGAGTGAAAATTGCATGCAATCTGTTAAACCACAGAATCCTGCCGTTCAGAGAGAATTTAAGGAACTTTCACGTCAGATAAATAGTGGGTCATCGGCAGCACATTCTCAGAACAGGAATATTGTTGGTGGTTCTGAAGTAATGAACCAGTATCAGGCTGGTCTCAAACGGGGAGTTTCAAACCAAAGTACAGTGTCTGGCGATATGGGCAATCCTTCAGATGTACAAGTTCATCAGGTACACACACAGCATGGAACCTTCGCAGTTGATGTTCCTCTGAGTGTatgggaaaaaataaaatatctgcCAGAGAAAGAGAGAAATGAAAAAATCCGACTTTACTTTGAACAAACCCAGACACGATATTCTCAAACTTTTCATAAATCAGTCAGCCAGCCAGATATCCATGATTGGCCTTCTCATTACAATGCAATGTCTATGTCTGTTCCTGAACCAATAATGGAAAGGATTAAAAGTCTTGCCCTAGACGAACAGCAAAGTGctattgatttttattatgaaactgtCAAGGAAGAGCTTGCTGGAAAACAACAAGAACAGTCATATGGGGAGGGCAACAGACCCAATTTATCAATGATGCAGATGGAAGAAAGAGTTAGTGAGGGGCAAGAAGGCAGTTTCCAAAGCTCCTACGACTCTTATAACAGTGGATCTTGCACCAACAATGAATGTGCTG GACAAGTTCCAAATCTAAGCTTATTCATGGCGGAAACAGATGGTCTTCAAAGTAATGTCAACCCCTCTGAGAGTCAGAACAGGCCTCATGATGGCTATAAGGGGCGGAGTAAAACGCAGCAAATCCCTGAGGGGGGTGTATCCCCTGTCGGACAGAGGAAGGAGGTGCATTCAGAGAAATTGGCCATTGGCAAAGAAGGACTACATAAAGTCATTCAGAAACATGTCCACTAC ACCATAAATGTTGTTGGTGCCACTAATGTACAGATCGGTGATCATAATGTTGCCCAAACTGGAACCCAAATACCAAACAAGACtgaggatgatgatgacagCGGTGAAGAATCAGATGGTGAGGAGGAGGAGGAATTTGTGAAAAAGGAGGAGGAAGATATTAAGAGTAATCAGGAGCAGACAACAGGTGCATGTGAGGATTTGGAGCTGAAACTTGGAAAAGAAAG TGAGTTAAATGATGATGAAACAAGCTCCAAAGCTGGCTTCGACCAGGACGAAAACTCCCCGTCGCGGGGAGAGATTGGGACAATTCGTAGTGGATCCCCAAACACCGCAAGTTCGTGTAATGTGGATGCCGCACCGTCTACCATCCTGCCGAGGGAAGAGGATTTAGGATCTACAGCTGTGGGACTAGGAAAGATGAGCCATAAGCCTATTCCAGGGGGAATAATACAGGAAACGGAAATAGTTCAG ACTACTGCAaagaaaacagttgaaaatgATGAAAGTTTTGAAGTGTTTAGTAAGTCATACATGGAGAAGAGCCAAAGAGAAGACGGTGTTAACAGGAATATTTCTGCTGCGTCCTTTAAATCCAGTGAAAAACAAAAGACCCTGGTCCCAGTTGCTCCAATGGTCCGCTCAGGACAAAAGAGCCCACAAATGGAGAAGCCTAGGGCTAAAATTGCCACTGTGAGACCTTTTGTTCAGGGGGTTTCACCTAAAGAGAATGGTTCTGACAGTGATAATGATGACAGTACAGATCAGAAGATGGTTTTCAGCTCAGATAACACCGACCCTAAGAGGGTTTACACATATTCGACAACTCACACTGACAACACTTTGGTCAAACCGTTTGTGAGAAATCAGCCAATCGGAGCTGAGAATAAACAAAGCCTTTCTGCTCAGCCGCAATTGCTCACTGATGCCAGAAAACCAGAAGAAGCAAGGGACCCAGCCGGGTTCCACTTTTCCCAATATACTAAGCAGGCTCCATTTTACCGCAACCAGTTTCCGCCAGCAAGCACAGGCAATATGGTAAATGAGCTTGACAGCTCTACCAGATCTGTAACTTCTGCGAACAATGAACAGGTGGAAGTAGGGGTTGACCCTCTGGCTGACAGAGCCATGCAAG